The genomic interval CCGTCGTCAGGATGACCCGCTGATGGACGGTCTGATTGTGTTTCAGATTATGCAGCAGCGCCGGCGGCACGCCATCGGTCGCGGCGGTCAGAAACACTGCCGTGCCCCGGGCGCGCGACACGTTCGGCCCAAGCGCGCGCAGCACCACGTCCAGCGGCACCGCTTGTTTCTTGAGTTGCTTGCGCACCAGCGCTCGCCCACGCCGCCAAGTCGTCAGCACCGTGAACGAGATGAAGCCGATGAACAGCGGGAACCAGCCACCCTGCGCGACCTTGATGATGTTGGCGGCGAAGAACGCGAAGTCGAGCAGCAGCAGCGTGCCGATCACCACCGCGACCACGGCCGGGTGCCACCGCCACAGCAGAGCGGCAACGAACGACACCAGGATGGTGTCGATCATCATCGTGCCAGTCACGGCGATGCCGTAGGCCGCCGCCAGATTGCTCGATGACTGGAAGCCCACCACCAGCGCCATCACCGCGAGATAGAGCGTCCAGTTGGTGAACGGCACGTAGATCTGCCCCGCCTCTTCGCCCGAGGTGTGGACGATCGTCATCCGCGGCAGCAGGCCGAGCTGGATCGCCTGCCGCGCCACCGAGTAGGCGCCGGAGATCACCGCCTGCGACGCGATCACGGTCGCCAGCGTCGCCAGCCCGACCATCGGCACCACCATCCATTCCGGCCCAAGCCGGAAGAACGGGTTCTGGATCGCCGACGGATCGTGGATCAGCAGAGCGCCCTGGCCGAAATAGTTCAGCAGCAGCGCCGGCAGCACCAGGCCGAACCAGGCCAGCCGGATCGGAAAGCGGCCGAAGTGCCCCATGTCGGTGTACAGCGCCTCACCGCCGGTGACGGCCAGCACCACCGAGCCGAGTGCGTAGAAGCTCATCAGCGGATGACGGAACACGAATTCGATCGCGAAGGTGGGGCTGATCGCTTCGAGCACTTCGGGCGCATGCACGATGTTGGCGATCCCGAGCAAGGCCAGCGTCAGGAACCACAGGCACATGACCGGGCCGAACAGCCGCCCGACCAATCCGGTGC from Rhodopseudomonas palustris carries:
- a CDS encoding potassium transporter Kup, encoding MSQQKKGIGLLVSAIGVVFGDIGTSPLYALKETFAGHHPIPVTPDNIFGVLSLVFWTVMLLVTVKYVIVIMRADNHGEGGSLALLALVTELTRGRRVHYPLMMLGVIAAALFYGDSMITPAISVLSAVEGLEVVTPDLKAYVVPITAVVLTLLFAIQSRGTGLVGRLFGPVMCLWFLTLALLGIANIVHAPEVLEAISPTFAIEFVFRHPLMSFYALGSVVLAVTGGEALYTDMGHFGRFPIRLAWFGLVLPALLLNYFGQGALLIHDPSAIQNPFFRLGPEWMVVPMVGLATLATVIASQAVISGAYSVARQAIQLGLLPRMTIVHTSGEEAGQIYVPFTNWTLYLAVMALVVGFQSSSNLAAAYGIAVTGTMMIDTILVSFVAALLWRWHPAVVAVVIGTLLLLDFAFFAANIIKVAQGGWFPLFIGFISFTVLTTWRRGRALVRKQLKKQAVPLDVVLRALGPNVSRARGTAVFLTAATDGVPPALLHNLKHNQTVHQRVILTTVSTAETPYVPDSERVHMTDIGDGFHRLIIRYGFMQTPDVPAALSLCKQFGHEFNMMSTSFFLSRETYVPSLNPGMALWRERLFTFMTLNATRATTFFKIPTDRVVELGTQLEI